GGTCGCGCCGGTGGTGACGACGCTTTTGTTTCTCGCCGTGTTCATGTTGGCGATCGGCCCCGACCGGGCCGAGATCGCCGGCATCCCCTTCATCGATTTTTTGGCGCCGGGCTTGGTGATGATGGCGGTGGCGCAGAACGCCTTCGCCAACACGTCGTCCTCGATCGTCATCGCCAAGGTCCAGGGCAACATCGTCGATACCCTGATGCCGCCCTTGACCGCGCACGAGCTGACGCTCGCCTTCGCCTTCGGCGGCGCGACGCGCGGCGTGGCGGTGGGTGTGCTCACCATGCTCGCCATGGCGCCGTTCGTCGGTATCGGCATCGATCATTGGGGCTACGCGCTCTTCCATCTCGTCGCCGCGTCGCTGATGCTGTCCCTGATCGGCATCGCCGGCGGCATCTGGTCGGAGAAGTTCGACCACATCGCCGCGGTCACCAACTTCGTGGTCACGCCGCTCGCCTTCCTGTCGGGGACGTTCTACAATCTCGAACGTTTGCCGGACGCGTTCGTGCACATCGCGCTGCTCAATCCGTTCTTCTATATGATCGACGGATTCCGTTACGGGGTGATCGGCTACGCCGACGTCTCGCCTGTTCTC
The sequence above is drawn from the Rhodospirillales bacterium genome and encodes:
- a CDS encoding multidrug ABC transporter permease, which encodes MTAMAHNWIGVWTLYAREVRRFVKVYAQTLVAPVVTTLLFLAVFMLAIGPDRAEIAGIPFIDFLAPGLVMMAVAQNAFANTSSSIVIAKVQGNIVDTLMPPLTAHELTLAFAFGGATRGVAVGVLTMLAMAPFVGIGIDHWGYALFHLVAASLMLSLIGIAGGIWSEKFDHIAAVTNFVVTPLAFLSGTFYNLERLPDAFVHIALLNPFFYMIDGFRYGVIGYADVSPVLGVAVLAAANAALWFGCWQMFRTGYKLKA